In Ptiloglossa arizonensis isolate GNS036 chromosome 6, iyPtiAriz1_principal, whole genome shotgun sequence, a single window of DNA contains:
- the LOC143147767 gene encoding uncharacterized protein LOC143147767: protein MTSRGIVPRSLILWLVLLAACCCIGDKLSPDQKAPQFARGSGGLILNTPFEDNKARNRPIASANAEDGVQREETEMLKEVDGELVRTVKGSFSYDSPEGLPISVKYEADENGNRASFKFGTGEGTGSGSSGRTSGPKGGNGARGGQTDQGSKGSKGDSYLPPKDVDRSYLPPQ from the exons ATCCTCTGGTTGGTGCTTCTCGCCGCGTGCTGTTGCATCGGTGACAAATTGTCCCCGGATCAGAAAGCGCCTCAATTTGCCCGCGGTTCCGGTGGATTGATCCTGAACACGCCGTTCGAGGACAACAAAGCCAGAAACCGTCCgatcgcgagcgcgaacgcAGAAGACGGAGTGCAGAGGGAGGAAACGGAGATGCTGAAGGAAGTGGACGGTGAGCTGGTGAGAACCGTGAAAGGAAGCTTCTCTTACGACAGTCCCGAGGGTCTTCCAATCTCCGTCAA GTACGAGGCCGACGAGAACGGGAACAGAGCCAGTTTCAAATTTGGCACTGGCGAAGGAACTGGTTCGGGCAGTTCCGGTCGTACTTCGGGACCGAAAGGAGGAAACGGTGCTCGCGGAGGTCAAACCGATCAAGGATCCAAGGGATCGAAGGGTGACTCGTACCTACCGCCGAAAGACGTCGACAGAAGCTACCTTCCTCCGCAATAG